TGATGTTCATTTGGGCAAGTATTTGGCTACCTATAAAGACAGGGTGCTTGATGCAAAAGCACACAATACCATTACACATTTTGAAATCCCGAAGGAAGGTTTTGTATTGCAGCCGGGTACTTTATACCTGGGTGTTACACTGGAATATACCGAAACACATGCCCATATTCCTTTTTTGGAAGGAAAATCCAGTACCGGAAGATTGGGTATTGATATTCATGCCACTGCCGGTAAAGGCGACGTAGGATTTTGTAATACCTGGACGCTTGAAATTTCCTGTGCACAACCAGTTCGGATTTATGCGGGCATGCCCATTGGTCAGCTGATTTACTTTATGGTAGAAGGTGACATCGCAAATTTATACAACACTAAAAAAGACGCTAAATACAGCAATAAAACCACTAAACCTGTAGAAAGCATGATGTGGAAGAATAAATTCTAATCTTTTTAAGTTAGTAGTATACATTTCAGTGCAGGTGGCAAGAAGGAGGAAGCATTTTA
The nucleotide sequence above comes from Pedobacter sp. MC2016-14. Encoded proteins:
- the dcd gene encoding dCTP deaminase, whose translation is MILSDKRILAEIEKGTIIIEPFNADCLGTNSYDVHLGKYLATYKDRVLDAKAHNTITHFEIPKEGFVLQPGTLYLGVTLEYTETHAHIPFLEGKSSTGRLGIDIHATAGKGDVGFCNTWTLEISCAQPVRIYAGMPIGQLIYFMVEGDIANLYNTKKDAKYSNKTTKPVESMMWKNKF